ACACATGTACCGAAAGAATGAATCTGGGATTTCTTTTATGATAACTTGAGAAAGACACAAGGTTGAGAGCTTAGGACAATTTGGTGACCAGGCTGGTGGAActtctatttttatatgttgaAACATATCTGAATAGAAGGAAACTGCATGGAGATCTTGTGTCCATTTTTTTGGTTCCAGTGTTACTTTTGAATTGCTCCATCCTAAGCTTTTCACCAAGAATCGTGGTACATCATCTCTGCTGCTCTTTGGTTTGGAGTTTCCATGCGTGATCCTTAATGCCATGTCTCTGACCAAATCATGCATCTTCACACAGTCATCCCccataaaattttttgtttcttccaGCAAGCAAACTCTTATCAGTTTGTTTAATATCGTTTGACCTTCATCAAATGCTTTTGACCACGATTCCCTGTTTGACATCAGCTCTGCCCAAATAAAGAGGTCTATTAGtccctttatttttattttccaatCTTCCGGATAAAGACAGCAATGCAAGAAGCAATTCCTTTCACATTTATTCAGGCGATTGAAACTCCATTCCAGGATTGGAAACACATCTCGTTCCATCTCATCATGCCCCACCGAACATGCTTTCAATTGTTCCAATGCGTTTCTCCACTCACAGATCTCGTTCACACCTCTCAAGCTTCCAGCCACTGTGATAATACCAAGAGGCAAACCCGCACACCTTTTCACGATGGACTTGGCAATTTCTTCCACATCTTCATGAAGCACTGTCttagtgtcaagtgtatgtttGAACAAATCCCAAGCTTCATTCGTAGCCAAAGTTTTAGCTTCAAATACCCTTTGACAGCTCATCCTGTTGCATAATACCAGTGACCGAGTGGTCAAGATCACTCTGCATTTGTTTGCACCAAGAGGAATTCCAATCTTTTCGAAAGAAATTTCTTGCCAAACATCATCGAGTATGAGGACGGACTGCTTCACCAATGCCCTGGACAAAATGGCTGCCCTGCTATCCTCATCATCCTCATGTGACAGATCAAGCCTTAGGCGTTTAGCAATGTCATCTTGCAGCCTTTTGATGCTGAATTCTTGAGAGACAGTAATCCAATAAACCTTGAATTGAGTTCTCTCAAGGAGATGATTATGGATGTGTTTCGCCAATGTAGTCTTACCCACACCGCCCATCCCATAAATCCCAATGTTTGAGATGCTATCGATGACCAACCACGCCCAGATTGCTTTCAAACCTCTGTCAAACATTTCCCCAAATAATTTCGTTGTCACTCGTGGCTCACCTCTGCTCTCAAAAGCCTCAAGCAAAAGCCCATCAAAATGCTTACTTTGCTCAATAAGGTCTTCTACAATTGCATCCATTTTCTCCACTCCATCCCCACTGCTAAATGCATTTCTTAGAAGATTACCCTGTTCTATGCTCGTTTTCAATGCAACGAATTCAGTCTCTATTTTTGCTACCTCCTCAAACCAAATCTCAacctcccttttccttttcttagtacCTAATCTTTCTGCATCTGTCACCTGCGACCCCAGGTCAGATTTTCTGCCGACTAATCTTCGCAACTTGGTTTCGAGCGACCTTAGATTATCATCTAAGTTGACATACCTCCTTCCTCTGTCTAATGCCAAATTCCCAAGTGCCTCCATTGTTAATTTCTAGTGAACTCCCTTACCTGTTTAAGTGACAAAAGAATCTCTAAAAAGTCTAGCTATCAACCGATAACGT
Above is a genomic segment from Coffea eugenioides isolate CCC68of chromosome 5, Ceug_1.0, whole genome shotgun sequence containing:
- the LOC113771626 gene encoding putative disease resistance protein At4g10780, whose amino-acid sequence is MEALGNLALDRGRRYVNLDDNLRSLETKLRRLVGRKSDLGSQVTDAERLGTKKRKREVEIWFEEVAKIETEFVALKTSIEQGNLLRNAFSSGDGVEKMDAIVEDLIEQSKHFDGLLLEAFESRGEPRVTTKLFGEMFDRGLKAIWAWLVIDSISNIGIYGMGGVGKTTLAKHIHNHLLERTQFKVYWITVSQEFSIKRLQDDIAKRLRLDLSHEDDEDSRAAILSRALVKQSVLILDDVWQEISFEKIGIPLGANKCRVILTTRSLVLCNRMSCQRVFEAKTLATNEAWDLFKHTLDTKTVLHEDVEEIAKSIVKRCAGLPLGIITVAGSLRGVNEICEWRNALEQLKACSVGHDEMERDVFPILEWSFNRLNKCERNCFLHCCLYPEDWKIKIKGLIDLFIWAELMSNRESWSKAFDEGQTILNKLIRVCLLEETKNFMGDDCVKMHDLVRDMALRITHGNSKPKSSRDDVPRFLVKSLGWSNSKVTLEPKKWTQDLHAVSFYSDMFQHIKIEVPPAWSPNCPKLSTLCLSQVIIKEIPDSFFRYMCGLKVLNLSRCQGITDLPNSVSDLVNLTALILRDCNDLRSVSPLGKLKQLRDLDLSSTEIEDLPQGFGRNRVPLPIVLCFST